The Deinococcota bacterium genome has a window encoding:
- the glnA gene encoding type I glutamate--ammonia ligase, whose translation EVTERGRVARLICDIALPDDEPFEGDPRHVLKRVIEKANSMGFDALNAGPEAEFFLFEMGSNRTPSLVTHDSAGYFDLAPLDRAEPARRDIVNYLVQMGFEVEAAHHEVAIGQHEIDFKYADALTTADNIATFRFVVRRVAQKYGLHATFMPKPIAGINGSGMHTHLSLFKNGENAFYNPDGRDQLSETALCFIGGLLEHASSFVAITNPLVNSYKRLVPGYEAPTNIAWSAANRSAMIRIPARRGLSTRAELRMPDPAANPYLALAVMFGAGLDGIKNSLMPPPAIQKNIFHMSIRDKRRHKIKELPGTLNLAVDALERSRFVRDLLGEHIFEHYVEAKRLEWEDYKMQVHAWEVERYLTSY comes from the coding sequence GGAGGTGACCGAGCGGGGCCGGGTCGCCCGCCTCATTTGCGATATCGCCTTGCCCGACGACGAGCCTTTCGAGGGCGACCCCCGCCACGTCTTAAAGCGCGTCATCGAGAAGGCCAACAGCATGGGCTTTGACGCCTTAAACGCCGGCCCGGAGGCCGAGTTCTTTCTCTTTGAGATGGGCTCTAACCGCACGCCCTCGCTCGTCACCCACGATTCGGCGGGCTACTTTGACTTAGCGCCCTTAGACCGCGCCGAACCGGCGCGGCGCGACATCGTCAACTACCTCGTGCAGATGGGCTTTGAAGTCGAGGCCGCCCACCACGAGGTCGCCATCGGCCAGCACGAGATCGACTTTAAGTACGCCGACGCCTTAACGACCGCCGACAACATCGCCACCTTCCGCTTCGTGGTCCGCCGGGTGGCGCAGAAGTACGGGCTTCACGCCACCTTTATGCCCAAGCCCATCGCCGGCATCAACGGCTCGGGGATGCACACCCACCTGAGCCTCTTTAAAAACGGTGAGAACGCCTTTTATAACCCCGACGGCAGGGACCAGCTGAGCGAGACGGCGCTTTGTTTTATCGGTGGCCTCTTGGAGCACGCCTCCTCCTTTGTCGCCATCACCAACCCGCTCGTTAATTCCTATAAGCGCCTGGTGCCCGGTTACGAAGCCCCCACCAACATCGCCTGGAGCGCCGCCAACCGCAGCGCCATGATCCGCATTCCGGCGCGGCGGGGCTTAAGCACCCGCGCCGAGTTGCGCATGCCCGACCCCGCCGCCAACCCTTACCTCGCGCTAGCGGTCATGTTTGGCGCCGGGTTGGACGGCATCAAGAACAGCCTGATGCCGCCGCCCGCCATCCAGAAAAACATCTTTCACATGAGCATCCGCGACAAGCGCCGCCACAAGATCAAAGAGCTTCCCGGCACGCTCAACTTAGCCGTCGACGCCTTGGAGAGGAGCCGCTTTGTCCGCGACCTCTTGGGCGAGCACATCTTCGAGCACTACGTCGAGGCCAAGCGCCTCGAGTGGGAGGACTACAAGATGCAGGTGCACGCCTGGGAGGTCGAGCGCTACCTGACGAGCTACTAG
- a CDS encoding ABC transporter substrate-binding protein, translated as MKKLGLIFVIAIMGLAFGQEPIRIGVNLELSGRFATIGNTTLQGIETAQAQMGTVLDRPIELSVCDNATTVEGSVSCANRFVDEGVLGVLGPIATTHAIPAAEVLQNAGIIMVSTASTNPATTQIGEYIFRMAYTDDFQGVVAARYAYDDLEARRAAIFRQQDDDYSFGLAGFFNDEFQTLGGETAVVDFVSGTVDFSAQIADIRGFDPEVIYFSGFCPEGAPLVTQLRQQGFEQQVLAADASDDSQCPEGGGTAFDGVIYTGFGGPEVLSGEAQARAEEFGRFFEEANPAATDFNGFTLAGADSYNVLLEAIDVAGSAEIADVLAALSSLTAYPGVSGEITYEGTDGTPADRTIAFFRYNVRSSNDWDSESLFGLGTGAEDTQ; from the coding sequence ATGAAGAAACTGGGTTTAATCTTCGTGATCGCGATAATGGGTCTGGCCTTTGGCCAGGAGCCCATCCGCATCGGGGTCAATCTCGAGCTCTCCGGCCGCTTTGCCACCATCGGCAACACGACGCTGCAAGGCATTGAAACCGCGCAAGCGCAGATGGGTACCGTCTTGGACCGCCCCATCGAACTGAGCGTTTGCGACAACGCCACCACCGTCGAAGGTTCTGTTTCCTGCGCCAATCGCTTTGTTGACGAAGGCGTGCTCGGCGTGCTTGGGCCGATTGCCACCACCCACGCCATTCCTGCTGCCGAGGTGCTCCAAAACGCCGGCATCATCATGGTTTCGACGGCTTCAACCAACCCCGCCACCACGCAAATTGGCGAGTACATCTTCCGCATGGCCTATACCGACGACTTCCAAGGGGTCGTGGCCGCTCGCTATGCCTACGATGACTTGGAGGCCCGCCGCGCGGCTATCTTCCGCCAGCAGGACGACGACTACTCCTTTGGCTTGGCCGGTTTCTTCAACGACGAGTTCCAGACGCTCGGAGGCGAAACCGCAGTGGTCGACTTTGTCTCCGGCACCGTGGACTTTTCCGCGCAGATTGCCGATATCCGCGGTTTCGACCCTGAAGTCATCTACTTTAGCGGTTTTTGCCCGGAAGGCGCCCCGCTCGTGACCCAACTTCGCCAGCAGGGCTTTGAGCAGCAAGTTTTAGCGGCTGACGCCTCGGATGATTCGCAGTGCCCCGAAGGTGGCGGAACGGCCTTTGACGGCGTCATCTATACCGGTTTTGGCGGCCCCGAAGTGTTGAGCGGCGAAGCGCAAGCGCGCGCCGAGGAGTTCGGCCGCTTTTTCGAAGAGGCCAATCCTGCCGCCACCGACTTTAACGGCTTCACCCTAGCCGGTGCTGACTCCTACAACGTTCTCCTAGAGGCTATTGACGTTGCCGGTAGCGCCGAGATCGCGGACGTTTTAGCAGCCCTCTCCTCGCTCACGGCCTATCCCGGTGTCTCGGGAGAGATCACCTACGAAGGGACCGACGGCACCCCGGCCGACCGCACCATCGCCTTTTTCAGGTACAACGTGCGCAGCAGCAACGACTGGGATTCGGAGAGCCTTTTTGGCCTCGGCACCGGCGCGGAGGACACGCAGTAG
- a CDS encoding branched-chain amino acid ABC transporter permease, translating into MTVSSMMRLKRLNRGGLLVLGLILALVGGRIAYVMAVEGFNAAHFVGAFVRSFQLGSLYALIALGYTMVYGIIRLINFAHGEVFMVGAFASFFLFSNTPYALPWAVLAAAVIAYGVMRVLDTFRGRLLDPVVLGGGALVFALSVYALHTVNIHWLLAMLMSMMITAVLGITIDRIAYRPLRGAPRMSLLITAIAVSFFLQNFGILAFTRNQTPYSPATSWTDPLRFEVFGSTVFTSLLIVLVPLVTLVLVVALTLFVSRSRLGKAMRATAQDPETAQMMGVNVNKVIATTFLLGSMLAAAAGVLWGLSFGSLNQPAVFGILPGIKAFAAAVIGGIGSLPGAVLGGLLLGFLENFLTALFPRTATFAGITEYRDTFAFVMLVIILLIKPSGLIGEDLSEKV; encoded by the coding sequence ATGACTGTTTCCAGTATGATGCGTCTAAAACGCCTTAACCGCGGAGGCTTGCTGGTCCTGGGGCTCATCTTGGCCCTGGTGGGGGGGCGCATAGCCTATGTGATGGCGGTAGAAGGCTTTAACGCCGCTCATTTTGTGGGCGCTTTTGTGCGGTCGTTCCAACTCGGCAGCCTCTACGCGCTCATCGCCTTGGGCTACACCATGGTCTACGGCATTATCAGGCTCATCAACTTCGCCCACGGCGAAGTCTTTATGGTCGGGGCCTTTGCGTCTTTTTTTCTCTTCTCCAATACCCCTTACGCCTTGCCCTGGGCGGTCCTGGCCGCGGCTGTTATCGCCTACGGCGTTATGCGGGTGCTCGACACCTTCCGAGGTCGCCTCCTCGACCCCGTGGTCTTGGGCGGCGGCGCGCTGGTCTTTGCGCTCTCGGTCTATGCGCTTCACACCGTGAACATTCACTGGCTTCTCGCCATGCTCATGAGCATGATGATCACCGCGGTCCTGGGGATTACCATCGACCGCATCGCCTACCGCCCGCTGCGCGGCGCCCCGCGGATGTCGCTGCTTATTACCGCTATCGCCGTGTCCTTTTTTCTGCAAAATTTTGGCATTTTGGCCTTTACCCGCAACCAGACGCCTTACAGCCCTGCGACTTCCTGGACCGACCCTTTGCGGTTCGAGGTCTTTGGCAGCACGGTCTTTACCTCGCTGCTCATCGTTTTGGTCCCTTTGGTGACGCTCGTTTTGGTCGTGGCCTTGACGCTTTTCGTCAGCCGCAGCCGGCTCGGCAAGGCCATGCGGGCGACCGCACAGGACCCGGAAACCGCCCAGATGATGGGCGTCAACGTCAACAAAGTCATCGCCACCACCTTTTTGCTCGGTTCGATGCTGGCGGCGGCGGCGGGGGTGCTCTGGGGTCTGTCCTTTGGCAGCCTCAACCAGCCGGCGGTGTTTGGCATCCTGCCGGGTATCAAAGCCTTTGCGGCAGCCGTCATCGGCGGCATTGGCAGCCTGCCGGGAGCGGTGCTCGGCGGGCTGCTGCTAGGCTTTCTCGAGAACTTTTTGACGGCGCTGTTCCCGCGCACCGCGACCTTTGCGGGCATCACCGAATACCGCGACACCTTTGCCTTTGTCATGCTCGTCATCATCTTGCTGATCAAGCCCAGTGGTCTTATCGGTGAAGACCTTTCGGAGAAAGTCTGA
- a CDS encoding branched-chain amino acid ABC transporter permease — MSANGKIIRNLLLTLAGLGLVALFLFWVEGTGSRRMNDAVALFAILGIAAVSLNLINGVTGILSLGHHGFMLIGGYTTALLVLPEAARERILDSARSQMTPTTLGLSMSNWLSALGLDVLTTPETMWVRFLLSLLVGGFVAMLFGLIVGIPSLRLRGDYLAIVTFGFGEIIRLLAATSLLASFTNGALGFAGVPSVLFGKNIWFVFPLLAATVFVLLKLKYSSYGRALQGIREDEVAAQAMGVNTAYHKVLAFAISAFFAGVAGGLYVSWLGTARLESFLFVITFFLLVAISVGGTGSFTGVLLGTALVIFVRQYGDPLEEAYPLTTWLTLAGGALVLAALGTLLLRHIQRLRPRFNRGIAVLGGLGLLAIVFALLAPSFGLLEGSWRGFGMRAILLSILLIVIMIFRPSGIMGSSEFNWAALFGERRDKPSDEERAQDAWLTNPALNKDKTAALSDKNAPTRPPRSGDREV; from the coding sequence ATGAGTGCCAACGGCAAAATCATCCGCAACCTGCTGCTTACCTTGGCAGGGCTTGGCCTTGTCGCCCTGTTTTTGTTTTGGGTGGAGGGGACCGGCAGCCGCCGGATGAACGACGCGGTCGCCCTTTTTGCTATTTTAGGCATCGCCGCCGTCAGCCTCAACTTGATCAACGGCGTGACCGGCATTCTCTCCCTGGGCCATCACGGCTTTATGCTGATCGGCGGCTACACGACGGCGCTGCTCGTGCTCCCGGAGGCGGCCAGAGAGCGGATTTTAGACAGCGCCCGCAGCCAGATGACGCCGACGACGTTGGGCCTCAGCATGAGCAACTGGCTGAGCGCCTTGGGCTTGGACGTTTTGACCACGCCTGAAACGATGTGGGTCCGTTTTCTGCTCTCGCTCTTGGTAGGCGGCTTTGTCGCCATGCTCTTTGGTCTGATCGTGGGCATTCCCAGTTTGCGGCTGCGCGGCGACTATCTGGCCATCGTGACCTTTGGCTTTGGCGAGATCATTCGCCTTTTGGCCGCTACCTCCCTGCTGGCAAGTTTTACCAACGGCGCCTTGGGCTTTGCGGGCGTGCCCTCGGTCCTGTTTGGCAAAAACATCTGGTTTGTATTTCCCCTCCTCGCCGCCACCGTCTTTGTGCTGCTGAAGCTGAAGTACAGTTCTTACGGGCGGGCGCTGCAGGGCATCCGCGAGGACGAGGTCGCCGCTCAGGCGATGGGCGTCAACACGGCGTACCACAAAGTGTTGGCCTTTGCCATTTCCGCTTTTTTCGCGGGCGTCGCGGGTGGGCTTTACGTTTCCTGGCTGGGCACGGCGCGCCTCGAGTCTTTTCTTTTTGTCATCACCTTCTTTCTGCTGGTGGCGATTTCCGTCGGCGGCACGGGCTCGTTTACGGGCGTTCTCCTGGGCACGGCCTTGGTCATCTTCGTGCGGCAGTACGGCGACCCGCTCGAGGAGGCCTATCCCCTCACCACCTGGCTCACGCTGGCCGGCGGCGCGCTTGTTCTCGCCGCTCTGGGGACGCTGCTGCTCCGTCACATCCAGCGCTTGAGACCGCGCTTTAACCGCGGCATCGCCGTTTTGGGCGGGCTAGGGCTGCTAGCCATCGTCTTTGCGCTGCTGGCGCCGAGCTTTGGCCTCCTGGAGGGAAGCTGGCGCGGTTTTGGCATGCGCGCGATTCTGCTGTCGATTTTGCTCATCGTGATCATGATCTTCAGGCCCTCGGGCATCATGGGCAGCAGCGAATTCAACTGGGCGGCGCTCTTTGGCGAGCGGCGTGATAAGCCCAGCGACGAGGAGCGGGCGCAAGACGCCTGGCTCACCAATCCCGCCCTCAACAAGGACAAGACCGCCGCGCTGAGCGACAAGAACGCGCCCACGCGCCCGCCCCGCTCCGGCGACCGGGAGGTATAA
- a CDS encoding ABC transporter ATP-binding protein, translating into MAMLEINKVSKAFGGVQATSDLSLNVNEGEIVSVIGPNGAGKTTLFNLVTGVYKPDSGDIRFLGKSIAGLSTNKIVDLGIARTFQNLRLFMNLTVLENVLIPQHHKLRSTWLAAVLRTPGYRRQEKRMHEVALEKLSFFGPRLMSFRLYQPVYVLSYANRRRTEMARAMATGAKLLLLDEPSAGMNPSETIEITRIIRRMRDEGGYTILLVEHKMNLVGEISDRVVVLDYGRKIAEGQYRDVVNDPSVIEAYLGKKAAEQKAEEKVEGQAGGPL; encoded by the coding sequence GTGGCGATGCTCGAGATTAACAAGGTCAGCAAGGCGTTTGGCGGGGTGCAGGCCACTTCGGATTTGAGCCTGAACGTCAACGAGGGTGAGATCGTCTCGGTCATCGGCCCCAACGGCGCGGGCAAAACGACGCTCTTCAATCTGGTGACGGGCGTCTACAAACCCGACAGCGGCGACATCCGCTTTCTGGGCAAGTCGATCGCCGGGCTCTCGACCAACAAGATCGTGGACTTGGGCATCGCCCGGACCTTTCAAAACCTCAGGCTCTTTATGAACCTGACGGTGCTGGAAAACGTCCTTATCCCCCAGCACCACAAGCTGCGCTCGACCTGGCTCGCGGCGGTCTTGCGGACGCCCGGCTACCGCCGTCAGGAAAAGCGCATGCATGAGGTGGCCCTCGAGAAACTCTCCTTTTTCGGGCCGCGACTGATGAGCTTTCGGCTTTACCAGCCGGTCTACGTCTTGTCTTACGCCAACAGGCGCCGCACCGAGATGGCGCGGGCCATGGCGACGGGCGCCAAACTCCTCTTGCTCGACGAGCCGAGCGCCGGGATGAACCCGAGCGAGACCATCGAAATCACCCGGATCATCCGGCGCATGCGGGATGAAGGCGGCTACACCATCCTCTTGGTCGAGCACAAGATGAACTTAGTCGGCGAGATCAGCGACCGCGTCGTCGTGCTTGACTACGGGCGCAAGATCGCCGAGGGGCAGTACCGCGACGTCGTGAACGACCCCAGCGTCATCGAGGCTTACTTGGGGAAAAAGGCGGCCGAGCAGAAGGCCGAGGAGAAGGTGGAAGGGCAGGCGGGAGGTCCCTTATGA
- a CDS encoding ABC transporter ATP-binding protein produces the protein MSAVTVAQPERAEKAQAEQEKLLELKNVTTHYGAIRALNDVTMVIYPGEMVCLLGGNASGKSTTLKAILGIVRVSEGEMYFRGERADTLTTAERVMRGMAVVPENRRIFPKMTVRENLEMGAYLRNDRGGIREDMDYVFSLFPRLAERLEQKGGTFSGGEQQMLAMGRALMSRPKLILMDEPSMGLAPLFVERIFEIIKRVNKEGISVFVVEQNANVSLSIADRGYVLQTGEVVLSGAARELLNNDAMKRAYLGEV, from the coding sequence ATGAGCGCGGTGACGGTGGCGCAGCCGGAGCGGGCGGAGAAGGCGCAAGCGGAGCAGGAAAAGCTCCTCGAGCTCAAGAACGTCACCACCCACTACGGCGCTATTCGCGCCTTGAACGACGTCACCATGGTCATCTATCCCGGCGAGATGGTCTGCCTCCTGGGCGGCAACGCCTCGGGCAAGTCCACCACCTTGAAGGCCATTTTGGGCATCGTGCGCGTCTCCGAGGGCGAGATGTACTTTCGCGGCGAGCGCGCCGATACCCTGACCACCGCCGAGCGTGTGATGCGCGGCATGGCGGTGGTGCCCGAAAACCGGCGGATATTCCCCAAGATGACGGTGCGTGAAAACCTCGAGATGGGCGCCTACTTGCGCAATGACAGGGGGGGCATCCGTGAGGACATGGACTACGTCTTTTCCCTCTTTCCGCGCCTGGCCGAGCGGCTCGAGCAAAAGGGCGGCACCTTCTCGGGCGGCGAGCAGCAGATGCTGGCGATGGGCCGGGCCCTCATGAGCCGGCCCAAGCTGATCTTGATGGACGAGCCCTCGATGGGGCTGGCGCCGCTCTTCGTCGAGCGCATCTTCGAGATCATCAAGAGGGTCAATAAGGAGGGCATCAGCGTCTTTGTGGTCGAGCAAAACGCCAACGTCTCCTTGTCGATCGCCGACCGGGGCTACGTCTTGCAAACGGGCGAGGTGGTCCTCTCGGGAGCGGCCAGAGAGCTGCTCAACAACGACGCGATGAAGAGGGCCTATTTGGGCGAGGTCTGA